The segment AATGGAGGGAAACAAATGAAAACAAGTTTAACCAAACTATTAGGCATCAAATATCCCATTATCCAGGGAGCGATGGCCTATATTTCTGAATCCAAGCTAGTCAGTGCCGCTTGTAATGCCGGTGCCACTGGTGTGATCGGGTCTGGCGGTAGAGGTGCGGCATGGGTCAGGAGCGAAATCAAAAAGACCAAAGAACTGACAGATAAACCCTTTGGTGTCAACTTGATGCTGAAAGACCCTGAGAAAGATGATATCATTACCGCAATTTGCGAGGAAAAAGTTGCTTTTGTCACCTTGGGGGCAGGTAACCCGATACCCTATTTTAAAATATTAAAAGAGGCAGGGATAAAAGTCATTCCAGTGGTACCCAATGTGCGCAGTGCAACAAAGGTGGCGGAAAACGGTGCAGACGCCATTATTATTGAAGGAACTGAGTCCGGAGGTCATATTGGCAATTTGACCACCATGGCGCTGATGACTAATATAATACCCCAGATTGATATCCCTGTGGTAGCAGCGGGAGGTATTGTTGACGGCAGAGGTATCGCAGCAGCACTGATAATGGGATCTGCCGGGGTGCAGATGGGATCCAGATTCTTAATGACTGACGAATGCCAGGTCAATCAACGGGTGAAGGAAAAGATTTCACAGGCTACCGATACAGATACAGAGGTAACTGGTATTTTAGCAGGAGTAATGGTAAGAGGCTTAAAAAATAATTTCACAGAAAAATTCTTGAAACTTGAACGCAGCGGTGCTGAGCCTATGGTACTTTTCGAGCTGGCAACAGGAACGAACCGCCTTTCAGCCATTGATGGGGATATAGAAAATGGTTCAGTACAGGTGGGGCAGAGTCTGAATGTACTTAATAAGATACAAAGTGTCGAAGATGTGGTGCTGGAGTTAATGGAAGAAACTAAAACAATTCTTAGCAGTGCAAATGGTATTCTTGCTGATTAAAGATATTTCTAGGGATGGTTAGGTAAAGAAGTTCTGGCAGCAGGTTTATCATCGTATCGCTGTAAATCGGATAGGGGGTCACCGAATATGAAAAAAGCGATCATCATCGGTGCTTCTTCGGGAATGGGTAAAGAGCTTGCCAAGATTTTGTCCGAGGACAATTTTGCTGTCGGCCTTATGGCCAGGCGAGAGGATTTGCTTTCAGATTTACAAAAGCAACTTTCCACAACAGCATACATAAAGAAAGCAGATGTTGCCAAGCCGGAGGAAGCGATGGCCCTGCTTGAAGAATTGATTAATGAAATGGACGGAACTGATATAATTGTCATTAGCGCAGGCGTAGGCCATGGCAATCGCAACCTGGAATGGGCTAAAGAAAAGGAGACAATCGATATCAATGTCTCGGGATTTACCGCTATGGCTGATGCGGCATTTAAATACTTCGCTGATAAAGGAGAGGGCCATATTGTCGGAATATCGTCAATAGCTGCCATTAGGGGAAACGCGGCTGGCCCGGCTTACAATGCTTCTAAGGCATTTGTATCCAATTATTTGGAAGGTTTAAGAATGAAAGCCAAAAAATCAAAATTACCTATCACGGTCACTGATGTACAGCCGGGGTTTGTCCAGACTGACATGCTGAAAGGAAAAGGACTCTTTTGGGTGTCTACCCCGGAAAAAGCGGCTCAGCAAATTTATGCCGCTGTTAAGGCACGAAAGAATAAAGCGTATATCACCAAACGATGGCGGTTGATTGCCTGGGCGCTCAAGTTAGGAATTAAATAGTTCAATCGGGCAGACAAATGGCCTGGCCGATTTGCAAATTAGTGGGGATTATATTTGGGTTAAGCTCTAACAGCCGCTCCACTGTGGTTCCTATTGCTTGTGCTATAGTGAATAGGGTATCACCTTGGGCAACGACCCAGAATACACCCGATGGACAACCGGTAGGCGGCAGGCATAGGGTGCCGCCCACATGAAGGTTACGTGGGTCGACAGTGGGATTAAGCTGCTGCAGTATTTCCTCGGTAGTTCCTATTTGAAGTGCTATCAGGAACAATGTATCTCCGGGCCTTATTTCCCAGAAACGATTGGACGGGCAGGGAGTACTCATGGCAATAAACTCCTTTCTTCTAAAGCTTCTATTGCATTTTTATTCATGACGTCACTCTATCGTTCGTTTTGCGGTTAAACTAATGAGCATTTTTTTATTTCAAACTTAACAAGCATAACATCATGGATAAAATAGGACAATATATTAGCAAAGTGGTTATGGCGACACGGCTTAAATTAAGATTATGAGGAGGTTTTTGATATGTTTAATCGTATTGAGCATGCTGCTTTTATGGTCAAGGACTGCGATGCGTCTAAGCAGTTTTACCAGGAACACTTTGGCTTTAAAGTCCGGCTGGAGATGAATTCACCGGCGCCGGGATTAAAGAAGATTATCTTTATAACCCTTGGCGATACGGAGTTAGAACTGATTGAGACCACTGAACCACCGAAAATATCCGGTTGTCACATCTGTTTAGGTACTGATAATTTCGATGACGACTTCCAGCGGCTTACCGCCGCCGACATAAAGGTAGCTCAACAGCCGGTACCGGCAAGCGCCGACAGGAAAAGAGCTGCGTTTCATGGGCCTGATGGTGAAGAGATTGAGATAATCGGATAGATAAGTGTAACATTATGCGCCACATCAGTTGATGTAGCGCTTTTTTTTGGGTGTACCACGTCAACTACCGCACCCGTAATGGGCGCGCATTTCGAGTAAGGCAGTAAAATTTGCAAGTATTATATGTTGCAAGGCCAAGTGGTCATTTATAAAATTCTTTTCAAGCAAGGTATTCTTAGGTGCTTTACATAATATGTAAGTAATGAGTGCATGCAAAATCTGTTTTCTTGGGGTGAAGCCTATGTTAAGAAAGCGCTGGGGGAAGGTCTTGCTTGGTTTGTTGACTATTTGGCTGGTTATCTCTGTATATTTTTACTTCCAACATCGAGTTATGGTGCAGGTAATGAAGGTTCCCGCTTGGTCCCTGGATGACCCCGCAAACCAAGGCGTTCTTGTTAAGGAGATAAAGGTTTACCGCTGGGAGCCACAGGGTGATAATTTTGATTCTTATGATAGGTGGTGGCCGGTACTAGAGTTTGCTAATAAGCTGCCGCGGTCTATCCGGCGGAAGTATAGTGACTTTGTCGGTTCGGTTTTGTATTTTTATACTGACCCGTACCATAAGCTTGAAGACGGCGCCAGACGTGTCGAGATTATCGGCTATATCCTACAGGGAGCCCCCGGCGGGCTTGAAAATTTCAACCATCCGGCAATACGCGTTTATTCAGGTGAAGATTTGATAGCCGGAGTCAGCAGTGAATTTGGGGCTCAGCACAGCGGTGACAGCAACTTCCTTCTTTTTGAGATGGGCGATAAAATTTATTCATCGGTTAAGGATTCTATCAAACTTACCTGGCAGTGGGATAATGGACCTACTGTTACCAAATCAATCATTAACAGTAGATTTGAAATAAAAACTTACTCATTTTTCAACCGGCCGCCAAGGAGATACAGCAACCTCAGGCCGGTACGGAAAGCGTATGAACTGATAAATGTCTACGGGGCCGGCAAGAAGGAAATGGTAACAAGTTTAGTAAGCACCAAAGTTTCCGAATTTCCCTGGCATTACATTGATTG is part of the Metallumcola ferriviriculae genome and harbors:
- a CDS encoding NAD(P)H-dependent flavin oxidoreductase yields the protein MKTSLTKLLGIKYPIIQGAMAYISESKLVSAACNAGATGVIGSGGRGAAWVRSEIKKTKELTDKPFGVNLMLKDPEKDDIITAICEEKVAFVTLGAGNPIPYFKILKEAGIKVIPVVPNVRSATKVAENGADAIIIEGTESGGHIGNLTTMALMTNIIPQIDIPVVAAGGIVDGRGIAAALIMGSAGVQMGSRFLMTDECQVNQRVKEKISQATDTDTEVTGILAGVMVRGLKNNFTEKFLKLERSGAEPMVLFELATGTNRLSAIDGDIENGSVQVGQSLNVLNKIQSVEDVVLELMEETKTILSSANGILAD
- a CDS encoding SDR family NAD(P)-dependent oxidoreductase; translation: MKKAIIIGASSGMGKELAKILSEDNFAVGLMARREDLLSDLQKQLSTTAYIKKADVAKPEEAMALLEELINEMDGTDIIVISAGVGHGNRNLEWAKEKETIDINVSGFTAMADAAFKYFADKGEGHIVGISSIAAIRGNAAGPAYNASKAFVSNYLEGLRMKAKKSKLPITVTDVQPGFVQTDMLKGKGLFWVSTPEKAAQQIYAAVKARKNKAYITKRWRLIAWALKLGIK
- a CDS encoding LysM peptidoglycan-binding domain-containing protein; the encoded protein is MSTPCPSNRFWEIRPGDTLFLIALQIGTTEEILQQLNPTVDPRNLHVGGTLCLPPTGCPSGVFWVVAQGDTLFTIAQAIGTTVERLLELNPNIIPTNLQIGQAICLPD
- a CDS encoding VOC family protein — encoded protein: MFNRIEHAAFMVKDCDASKQFYQEHFGFKVRLEMNSPAPGLKKIIFITLGDTELELIETTEPPKISGCHICLGTDNFDDDFQRLTAADIKVAQQPVPASADRKRAAFHGPDGEEIEIIG